Part of the Flavobacterium sp. MDT1-60 genome, TTGGAGAAGATTATTCCTGGGATGCTGTCTGGATTAGCAAAGCAAAAATAACCGATAAAGGCTGGATTGTGGAGATTAAAATTCCGTATGCCGCTTTGCGATTCTCCGCAGAAAATAAGCAAACCTGGGGAATTAATTTTTTCAGGGAAGTAAAAAGAGAACGCAGGAAATATACATGGACACTAATTAATACCAAAATAGGAACATTTACCCAACAAAATGGTGAATTAACAGGAATTGAAAACATCAAACCTCCTACCAGATTGTTTTTTATGCCGTATGCTTCCTATTATTTAAATGCTGCTGACGGTCAAAAAACCTACGGAACAATGAAAGGCGGTATGGACATTAAGTACGGAATTACAGACGCCTTTACTTTGGATGCAATTCTGGTTCCTGACTTTGGGCAAACAAAATACGACGATCAAATTTTGAATTTGAGTCCGTTCGAACAGCAATTCAACGAAAACAGGGCCTTTTTTACAGAAGGAACCGATTTATTTAATAAAGGAAACATCTTTTACTCCAGAAGAATTGGAGGTGCACCTTCTATAGATCCTGAATTAAATGATAATGAAGAAGTGATTGAAACTGTTCAAAATGTGAATCTGATTAATGCTCTGAAGGTTTCGGGAAGAACGAAAAACGGATTGGGAATTGGAGTTTTAAATGCCGTTACCGAAAAAACTTTTGCCACTGTAAAAGATACGATTTCAGGAGACACAAGAAAAATAGTTGTTGAACCCCTGACTAATTATAATGTTTTGGTTATAGATCAGCGCTTTCGGAAAAATTCTTCCGTGACCTTTATAAATACAAACGTTACAAGAAATGCACATTACAGAGATGCCAATGTTTCGGGCTTAGCCTGGGATTTAAATACCAAAGCAAATACCTATAATTTATCTGGAAATGTGAAATACAGTATTATCAATCAAACTGAAGATAAAACGGGTGTCTTCTCCACTATCGGTTTTGCCGAAACTACTGGAAAATACCGTTACAGCGTAGGTACCGATTTTGTCACAAAAGGGTACGATCCTAACGATCTCGGAATTAACTTTTATACTAATTATTACAATTTCTACGGAAATGCTAATTATAGAATTCTAAACCCAACAAAGCTTTTTAACAGCTTTAAGGTAAACTATAATATGTATGTAGAATTCAATAAAGAATCCGGAAAAGTGCAGGATAATAATATTGAAGCAAATGTAAACCTGAGCACGGTAAAAAATAATTATTACGGCGGAGGAATCACAGTTTTTCCTTTAGTGTCTCATGATTATTATGAGCCAAGAGCAGACAATCGTTATGTTATTATTCCGAGAAGAGTTGAGGCGTGGGGTAGCATTTCTACAAATTACAATCATAAATTTGCTTTAGATCTAAATCCGTCAATTGCTATTGCTGACGAACATAGACGAATGGCATATGGCTTTGATATTGGACCGAGATATCGCTTTAGTGATAAACTTTTAATGGTCTATACTTTTAGTTATTTTAGAAAAAACAACAACAAAGGCTATATCGATGGTTATGATGATGATGATAATGAAAGCACTCCGAAAACTATTGTTTTTGCCAATCGAAATGTAATTACCTATTCGAATACAATTACCGGAAAATATGCGCTAAACAGTGCGATGACTTTAAATTTAGCACTTCGCCAATATTGGTCTTATGCTGAAAACAAAGATATTCTTGAACTTCAGCAAGACGGAACTTTAACACCGTACCCTGAATATATTAAGAACAAAAATTCGAGTTTTTATTCCTGGAATGCTGACTTATCCTATTCATGGTGGTTTGCCCCGGGAAGTCAGGTTTCGGTTTTATACCG contains:
- a CDS encoding DUF5916 domain-containing protein, encoding MKKVVFLYFLLCVSFGYSQKKTLQAQSTSQPIIIDGKLDETAWENAPIASDFIMFEPDNGKPIPESQKTEIKVIYNNDAIYIGAMMYDDQPNKILKEISQRDNFGTADIFGVFINGFNDGQQNFEFFVSAADVQGDCIMTDVIGEDYSWDAVWISKAKITDKGWIVEIKIPYAALRFSAENKQTWGINFFREVKRERRKYTWTLINTKIGTFTQQNGELTGIENIKPPTRLFFMPYASYYLNAADGQKTYGTMKGGMDIKYGITDAFTLDAILVPDFGQTKYDDQILNLSPFEQQFNENRAFFTEGTDLFNKGNIFYSRRIGGAPSIDPELNDNEEVIETVQNVNLINALKVSGRTKNGLGIGVLNAVTEKTFATVKDTISGDTRKIVVEPLTNYNVLVIDQRFRKNSSVTFINTNVTRNAHYRDANVSGLAWDLNTKANTYNLSGNVKYSIINQTEDKTGVFSTIGFAETTGKYRYSVGTDFVTKGYDPNDLGINFYTNYYNFYGNANYRILNPTKLFNSFKVNYNMYVEFNKESGKVQDNNIEANVNLSTVKNNYYGGGITVFPLVSHDYYEPRADNRYVIIPRRVEAWGSISTNYNHKFALDLNPSIAIADEHRRMAYGFDIGPRYRFSDKLLMVYTFSYFRKNNNKGYIDGYDDDDNESTPKTIVFANRNVITYSNTITGKYALNSAMTLNLALRQYWSYAENKDILELQQDGTLTPYPEYIKNKNSSFYSWNADLSYSWWFAPGSQVSVLYRNTASNFERIIDKEFKGNVTALLNNDALKHIFSVSVKYFIDYNAVKNKLRKRA